From a single Accipiter gentilis chromosome 8, bAccGen1.1, whole genome shotgun sequence genomic region:
- the LOC126041946 gene encoding forkhead box protein D1-like codes for MGDTGPGGRRPPGASFTIEYLLAERGDGGPRSPSPPGRSPPQAPRPPPEPGDKPSQSYIALISTAILSSPEKKLLLSDIYQWIMDNYPYFKNKEKSWRNSVRHNLSLNECFVKAGRSDNGKGHFWAIHPANLEDFAKGDYHRRRARRRVRRVNVGYYHPYALYGLGCCCPCCPPGAPRSPPRPARASPPRPACGPPPLPARTGALGLGKGPPHSPRPWPPPAPAPIPVAPPARGWGCV; via the exons ATGGGGGACACGGGGCCCGGGGGCCGGCGCCCACCCGGGGCCTCCTTCACCATCGAGTACCTGCTGGCGGAGCGGGGTGACGGGGGACCccgcagcccctctccccccggCCGGAGCCCCCCACaagccccccggcccccgccggaGCCCGGGGACAAACCATCGCAGTCCTACATCGCCCTCATCTCCACCGCCATCCTCTCCTCCCCGGAgaagaagctgctgctttccGACATCTACCAGTGGATCATGGACAACTACCCCTACTTCAAGAACAAG GAGAAGAGCTGGCGCAACAGCGTCCGCCACAACCTCTCCCTTAACGAGTGCTTCGTCAAAGCCGGCCGCAGCGACAACGGCAAAGGCCACTTCTGGGCCATCCACCCCGCCAACCTGGAAGATTTCGCCAAAGGCGACTACCATCGCCGGCGGGCCCGGCGGCGCGTCCGCAG GGTGAACGTCGGCTACTACCACCCCTACGCCCTCTACGGCCtcggctgctgctgcccctgctgcccccccggtgccccccggtcCCCCCCTCGCCCTGCCCGTGCTTCCCCCCCTCGCCCTGCCTGCGGCCCCCCACCGCTGCCTGCCCGAACGGGCGCgttggggctggggaagggtcccccccactccccgcgGCCCTGGCCCCCTCCTGCCCCGGCCCCCATTCCTGTAGCTCCCCCTGCTCGGGGCTGGGGGTGTGTctag